actaatattacgctACAGGTtagttaactagaatttaaacaaaaatttgtgggaaaaaaaccgaaactaaaaggaaagaaacatagGGAACATTTTAGGTAATTAAGGGGACAGAGATACAAGAGATCAATACACATAAACTTTTTACAACAAAGTCAGTTTTATTGtctggctttccagaaatggTTTGCCTTTCTTGAATAGGCACCCACCATGCATCCATGCATAATCAGCATTGCTTATTTATTCTAGGGGTAGAAACTGACAAAGCAGATCAGTCCCTTGGTCAAATTACAAATATACCAAAAGGAGATGTGCAGCATTTCGTGATTGAATCTCCCTTACTACCCATTCCCTCATGCTTAGTAATATTTATccacagtttttcattttattatttttccaatgaCACAAATTTAGATCCAGGAAACACTTGATGAGCTGAATCATGGGACAGTTCTCAGGCTTCTATTCTTTCCAGGCAGTTATCAAGCAGCCTTCCCTTTACATTAAACCATAATATTTAACACATGTCAGAACTTCAAGTTTCCTTggtcagaaaaaataaatgacatggaTATGAAGGTGAAAGACACTATTTTATTTAGTGCATCTCACTTACCATGCACTTTACTGATTGCAGAAAGTCCAGGAATTTGGTCCTGTAATAATATTTCTTGTATATAATATACAAGGAAGGATGAGTCTGAGCACTATAAAAGGGAAAGGTTGCTGATTCATGGTGAGGTTTGCATCAGTAGGGAGGACTTTTGAACCATGAGGTTTCTCTGCTTGCCTTTCACTATACCCCTAAAGGATAGTCACCTTCCCACAAGTAACCTGTCTGTGCTGTGGTAGCTGGCTGAGTACAACTGGAGACCAGATTGAGACAAGAGTGATCAATGCAAATTCTCCATGCAGCAGATCTATATTTAATGTGGAAGAGAAGTATAAGCTTTAGAAAACAATATCTTATTCAACTACTGACATCGACCTTGGGGTAGggcatttcttcattttcagggAGCAGGACAATGAGTTCTGACCTAAGCCCATGTCCCATGTGAAACGCTGTCTTCTCCAAATCATAGGGATCAACAgatagaacagaaaataaaacatgcttaAAATGCTATAGGAGGAAGTAAACACACCACAAATATCATAAGAGATACAAACCTAATGCTGAGGAGATGGAAAACATGATAGTCATTTAGAATTTAGCATGAATCATAAACATAAACACCAGAGAAATACTGACTTAGAAATAGAATGTACCAGTTACCTTCAATTTGTAATGCATGAGAAGAGAAATTATTGAATATCTGAATCTAGAAAGGGGCAGAGgtgagagtgtttttttttttttgagaatgttttaTTAGCTATGTAACTCTCTCACGtacatgattttcttttcatttttgttattgttgaaatGTTTGCTTAAACTTTAAAACACTGGCATACTTTGATTATCTTACCCTACAGAGACCTGAAATTTTATTACTACAATCtcctaagaataaataaataaaaattcacaaacttatgtattttcatttctctacatcctttctCAGGAATCTACTACATTATGTGAATCAGTGGGGAAAGCTGATATGTGGTTGATATAAATATTGGGATTTTGAATTTCCTCACCCTCTCTTACCTAATTTTGAATTCATTGGAGAACCCTAATGTAAACCTGCCAAAACCTTGCCTAAGGTAAAACGTGATTCTCTGGAAGTTTTCCATCTTGCAATCCATACATCTTATGAAAAAAGACATGGGCCAATGTATAAAATTTCTTCACACCATTCCCTCATAGAGTAATGATTCATATCTCATTATCACTGAAAATTCTAGGCCGCATAACAGTTGGGAAAACTATGGAAGAAATTCAAGATAATGTGGATATAGACACTATAAAACagtctctcccagtctctctcagTTGAGGCAAAGTATTACCTTGTTGTTGCATCTCGTACAGTAAAGAAGTGTCCCTTTCCCATTATATTTtatgacactttttaaaaaatttttgtgctttttctatGTGATTTCACTGTTTAGAATGGCCCCTGACGACATTGCAGAGTACTTTGTAGAGTTCCTAAGAAGAAGCAAAAAGATGTGCCTCAGGGAGAAAACATAATTGTTATCTAAGCTTACTCAGTTCCATTAGTTATAGCACTATTTATTGGCTATGAGTTTAATGACAATAAATCgataatacatattaaataaggtgtcttGAAACAGATAAGCATACAAAACAGGGCTATGTGTGTATCGACTCATGAAAATGTGAGGAGAAGCTGGTAGGACCCTAACCCTGTATTTCCCCTGGGAGGAATGAGTCAGTGTTTGCTAACATGTTCTGTCATAAAACATGAGTACTGTGATAATAAGAATTCACTAAATATGTAAGGCCTTTACCTAGTGTCAAGAACatagtgcttaataaatattagctattatggTTTCACCTTTTATCAGTGCCCCTTTGAATAAGAGAATCAATGtttcaaaaccaaaatataagataaaaatgtttaaatctattTGAAGCTTTAAGAGGTCTCACCAGTAATCTAAACCGGAAGCATCCTTCCTGACATATACATATGAGATAAGAATTTCACAGCACAAAACAGCACAGATCATTGTAGTCTGATAATACGATTCATGGAAATAAGCCTCTCTCAGGAATTATTTGTTCCAGTGCATTAAAAATCATTCAATGGTGGATAAATtaggtaattttatttcattcaattaaCATGCCTCCTATCAGTAGTGAGGCTTGAGAACAAATACAATAAGTAAGATATCAAGGAGGAAATATCCAGTTCAATATTAACTTACACAACAAGCCACAGAgttagaaatgcaaaccaaagttTTCAATAACTTTATGTCATGGACTCCAGTTAGTTTATATATAGACTAATCGGATGTCATATCCATTAAATCACACTCTCAAGGAGTAAAATCCACTCAACATAAAGAGTTTATAAGCAAAATTTGTCACATTCATTATATTCATGGCCTTAGTTTCCTCAAAATATCTGGGCCAGGATCAGAAATAGAATCAAATTTCTATCCatgatttaaacattttgtataaaaataatgttaatacaCATCGTTGCAATTTCTTTAGAACTCTGAgtaaaaataggaagaaacaaaGTACACAAAGTTGTGAAAAGTTATTTCCTTGATGTGAGGTAAGATTAATATACCATGCCAGATATTGCAAGAGcatgagacaaaaataaaaataatataaaacattaagaaaaggCACACGGGTGactcagtgcctgcctttggctcaggtcgtgatcccggggtcctgggatcgagtctcgcatcaggctccccacaggaagcctgcttctccctctgcctatagctctgcttctctctctgtgtctctcatgaataaataaaatctttgaaaaacaacacTTAGGAATGGTGAATTTTGTTTGTAAATCTAGGTCTTGTTCGGTCAATTCATATAATAACACCTGAAAAAGAGATCAATAGATGAGTCTGAGACAAAGTTTCAATTTAGGGAGCCTGCGGACAGTGGgaatttaaaaaccagaaaaggTTGTAGTTAATAATTTGAGGGCTTTTccttgtgtgcatatatatgatTTAACAAGAgcactttccttcttttcccaaaGTGATTATATGTAATCTCATAATTAGGATGTATTGTCATATGTAGCCTTCACAATCTGGAAAGCCTACATATCAAAAGAGACTTCATGAAAAATCGCCAAGAGGAAATATGAGTCAATTCAATAATAACTATGTTGGACACAGAGTGACATACAAATGCAAGAAGCCTAGTTTCACATTCTCTTTCACTTTATTCAAGGGTTTCTGTGAGGAGGGCAGACCTTTTGAATACACAAGTCAATTGCTAACTCTTCCAACAGCATtcgaaaaaataaaagttgatcaAGCAAAGCTAGGTTTATTTGACATAACAAGAGGGAGAACACACCTTGACAGAGTTTTACTATGATTTGAGATGAAGGAAGTCAAGGGAAGATCATCCTAAGTTGGTACTTGGGTTGCAGAACTCAAAATTTATACCACATGGAAGTGGTTGGGACTGGGAAAGGTTATGACATAACTTTGGATTGCTGGACATAGCGAAGTAAGATCTTAAAACTTGTTTGCTGAGCAAGCTGAATTTTAATAGGTAAACTATATTAGCTGGTCACAGTTTGGGTTTCACCAACCCTAAAGTAAACCCTTGTGGCATAATGTCCTTGATCTTCTTAGCGATATGACTATAACTCTAACATCTCCTCTTCAGTGGTCTATCAGCATATACTCCTCAGCCACTAGAGCTATAAATGTAGGTCTAACAGGAGGTGAGTTTACAAAGATTTACTTGGAGCCACCCAAGAAATGCTTCTGTCCCTAAGTCCCCTTTAGTAAACCATTTGTCTTCAAGCTAGACTTGTCAGTCGTTTTATTCTGTCTTACAGCACTTCTAGCCTTTGGAAGTCATTTTGCATATACTTCCCTCTCATGGAACACATGGCATATTCACAGTGCTGAAAGGAAGAAGGCTACAATCCAAAATACTTTACCTGGAAAGGatatcattcagaatggaaagagagataaaagagtttcccagaaagaaaaaaaaaaaaaaaaaaaaaaccttggataAACTCAAAGAGCTGAAATATCTACTCAAAACtatgaaacagggatccctgggttgctcagtggtttgggacctgcctttggctcggtgcTTGATCCTGTAGTcctcggatcgaatcccacgtcgggctccctgcatggagcctgcttctctctctgcctgggtctctgactctctctctctgggtctctcatgaataaataaataaaatcttaaaaaaaaaacaactatgaaaCATTGGTGAAACTCATTTAAAATGACACAatcagatggaaaaatagtctaTTCTCACAAACTAGGAGtaaattgttaaaatgcccatactacccaatACCCAACTGTGATATCTTACTGTGCTTTTTAACTTGCACATCCCTAATAATGATTTTCAGCgttttttatgtattcatcatctttaacttttctttgatggaatatgtatttttatgggATTCTCTTACTTTTCAGTTataagaatttctttatttcagatgcaagttctttttcaaatgaatcttttgcaaatattttctttcagtctgtaTTGCCCTTTTGATTTCCTTTCCAAGTTCCCTAAGGGGTAATTTTGTTGCATTACCCTCCAATATTCCTAAAAACAAGGCCACAACAGTGTTAAACATTGAAAATGTTCAGTAAATTTCAGTTCAACGAATGGGACAAGAtgtaattctaaatatttcaagCCAAGAACATGAAAGGTGACTGCATTTTCAAtttgccaataaaaaaaaaagcaatctctatcaaaataccaacagcatttttcacattatcaaaacaaataatactaaaacctGTATAGAATCAAAATACATCCCCAATGCCCAAACAATCTcaggaaggaagaacaaagctggaggcatcacaatcttACATTttaagatacactacaaagctatggtaatcaaaacagtgcgGTGCTGACACAAAAACACATACTGAGAAGTGGAACAGAAGAAAGAGCTCAGACATAAAACCCACACTtctatggccaattaatctaggACAAAAGAGGTAGGAATATATGATGGGGGACAGACAGCCCCTTCAATTAATGGTGCTTGAAAGCTGGACCACTACacatcaaagaataaaaatgaaccactttctttcacaataagcaaaaataagctcaaaatggattaaagaccaaaTGTGAGGCATGAAATCAAAaagttagaagaaaacataggcagcaatCTCCTTGACATTGTTtgcagcaacatttttctagatattccTCCTCCGGCAAGGGaaaccaaaactaaaataaaccaCTAGAACTATACCAAAGTAAGTTTTTGCACAATgtaggaaaccatcaacaaaaccaaaaggcaacttacagaagaGGAGAAGATGTTCCCAAATGGCATACCCAGTaggggattaatatccaaaatatatgaagaacataTACAATCCAACgccaaaaaagtgaaataatccaattaaaatatgggcaACAACCTGAATAgacttttcccaaagaagaccaGCAATGAAGGGGCACTTGCCTGGCTCAATTGGTaaagtatatgactcttgatctcagggtcatgagttcaaccaccacattgagcatggagcctactgaagaagaagaagaagaagaagaagaagaagaagaagaagaagaagaagaagaggagaaggaggaggaggaggaggggaaggaggaggaggagaaggggaggaggagaaaaaaatgatgacaaaTAGATGgaacacagacacatgaaaatatgctcaacatcactaatcatcagggtaatacacatcaaaaccacaaggagatatcatcttacacctgtcaaaatggctagaatcaaaaggcaagaaatacaagtattggcaaagatggAGGAAAAGCAACCCTTGTCTACTGTAGGTGGTGCAGCCACTAGAGAAAGCAGTACGGAGGTTTCTCAAGaaactaaaatagaaataccatatgctCCAGTAATTCCAcaactgggtatttgcccaaagaaaacgaaacactaattcaaaaagatatacacaccctatgtttactgcagcattatttgaaAGAGGAGCTGATGGAAATAATCCAAGTGTccgtcaatagatgaatggataaagatgacgTACTATATGGagacaatgcaatattattccaCCACAAacaaagaatgatatcttgccattggTGATAACATGGACAAACcgagagggtattatgctaagtgaaatatgtcagaaggagaaagacaaatgtcatatgattttacttatatgtggaatctaaacaaaacgAATAAAGAAACAGAGCGGAAAGACAAATATAGAGAAATGATAGCTTCTagaaaaaagggggagagggaaggccaAATgagtgaaagggagtgggagatacgGGCTTCCAGGTatgaaataaatgcaataaatgtcAGGAGAATAAAACCTAAAACGCAGGGAACATAGTCAGTAATTGTGGTGACATTGTGTAGTGACAAATGGAATTTACGCCTGTGAGCACACCCTAGCGGAtagacttgtggaatcactatgttgtaacAGGAAACTaattaacattgtgtgtcaactgtacttcaataaaaaagtaataaaaatgatttttataaagttctcaccagaaaaaaagataagtgtgtgaggtgatggatgagAATGGTGTAATCTCGTCACAATATATAAAGCGAATcaagtcatcatgttgtacacctgaccACTGCACAATGTTATATCAAGGATCTCTCAataaagtcaaaaaaattttttaaataaaatagtatgctaattaaaataaccagtcacaaaagacacTTCATTTATACGAAATGCTCAAAACAGGaatatatatgacaaaaaaagcagacaaaatgtTGACTAAGGCTGGGAAATGCAGAAAATGAAGAGTTCCATTACAGAGTGAAGGTTTCCATTTGGGGTGATGAAAGTGCTCTAAAATTGATCACCGGAGcggttgcacaattctgtgaatatactatgaacccctgaactgtacactttaaatctGGCACTTGTACGGTATGGAAGTACATGTCAACCAAATTtttgtgaacaaaacaaaaacatctctcGGGTCATCATAACCAGAAAGATAATTTTCCTGTATAATAACTTTCATTCTTGTGTCAAGAGGACTGCAGTCACCTCGCAGCAGCGTCCTCGACACTCTTCCAAAATATATTACGTAAGACACATGACTTGCACCTTGACTCTTAGCTAGATGATAGGACTAAAATCATCAAACAGACATTACACACATTTGCATACAAACAAAGTCGTCTACTTTGGCTTTTTCCACTTGCCATCCAAATGCTCGGACAGTTCATATAATGTATTTACTTTGAAAGGTAGGAGTTATAGTTTAACTTCCTGATTGATGCTCCTCGGATATAAGTGCAAGCAATGGCAGAAGAAGGCAGGGATTTCAGAAGAAGCAGCGCATCCCCCAGGATGTCTATGAAATGGATTTCAGTGCTTCTGCTGCTACAGCTGAGCTGTTACTTTAGCTCTGGGAGTTGCGGAAAGGTGCTGGTGTGGCCCACGGAATACAGCCACTGGATCAATGTAAAGACAATCCTGGATGAACTTGTCCAGAGGGGTCATGAAGTGACTGTTCTGACATCGTCAGCTTCCATTCTTGTTGATCCGAACAAATTATCTGCTATTAAATTTGAGATTTATTCTGCACATTTATCTAGAGGTGATTTTGAGGCTTTGTTCATAAAACTGCTCAACATTTGGATATATGATATGCCAAAAGATTCATTTTGGACATATTTTTCAGTAATGCAAGAAATTTTTTGGGAATTTTATGAATGTGCTCAGAAGCTCTGTAAAGATGTAGTTTTGAACAAGAAACTCATGACAAAACTACAAGAATCAAAATTTGATCTCGTCCTTGCAGATACTATCATACCCTGCGGTGAGCTGCTGGCTGAGCTCCTTAAAATACCTTTAGTGTACAGTCTCCGTTTCTCTCCAGGCTACGCATTTGAGAAACACAGCGGAGgacttcctctccctccatcctaCGTACCTGTTATTCTGTCAGAATTAACTGATCAAATGACATTCATGGAGAGAgtaaaaaatatgatatatgtGCTTTATTTTGACTTTTGGTTCCAAACAATAAATGAGAAGAGTTGGGATCAGTTTTACAGCGAAGTACTAGGTAAGTCATGCTTTTCATTAGTAACATGAAGTCCTAATTCTCCTAGTGCTGGGGAGGAGAGTTTGTAGAAGTACTAAGAGGGAGGAAATTTGTCTTTTAGAAGTAAAATGATGACACGAAAGTATAAAATGATCTCTCAATCTCACAAACACATGCAAAGACTTATATGACAGGGCCAGTTAGAATCCCACTGTCCATTATGGGTACATCACACTCTAGGGAGTCAATAACTGACATTAGAGCACTGAGGAATTCTTGAACCAATGACATATCCATTCCATGTGTTTGTTTGTAATAGCTTTAAAAAGGGGTTTCTGtggtttgctttttaattttttctcagtattttatcCTTCCTGTTTATGAAATACACACTGAAAATATTACTTATGCTATGCTTTacttttttagaagaattttaagTCACAGCATTTTGAATCACGATTTCCTATATAACCCTCACCCCCCCACAGGCATAAGTTtctccattatcaacatcccccatcaaagtggtacatttgttgcaactcatgaacctacactgacacattatTATCAtccaaagttcatagtttacgTAAGAGTTTACTCTCAGCTTGGTACattttatgagttttaaaaatttataatgataTGCATCTACCACTATTAGAGTAGTTTCGCtgctttaaattcttctctactatatttattttctatatatccattttattccactttttccatgttaaaaaaaacgGCATTAGAAATTTCACTATCTTGATGAAAGCAGACATGTCAACTGAGGAGTCATATATTTCTAGTACAACTGTCTATAGTGTTGAGGATAATATTCCCActtgtttcttcagtttccttaGTTAAGAATTaaagtgttgggatgcctggtggctcagcggttaagcgtctgcctttggctcagggtgtgatcctggggtccccggacagagtcccacatcaggctccctgcatggagcctgcttcaccctaagcctgtgtctctgcctcgctgtctgtctctcatgaataaataaaatctttttttaaaaaagaactaaagtgTTTACATATTACCTGAAAGAAATTTTAGGATCAAGGGAATAACTTGCTGAATTGTAGAAATTAGACTGAGTATTCTAGGGAAAAGTGTTTCCATTGGTTAATTGACAGGGGACCTCAAAAAATTGTTTACATTTGCATCTGTCACTTTCGCAGCATTTCAGAATAAACAAATGCATGTTTAATTTGACAGTGGCTTAGgtttaataatgttttatgacTGTGAATACCTCCTTCATAATTCCTTCACCACAGCCAATTAGAAGGCTATGAGATACAATGGCTATGTTAGACTCAGGAATCTATAGTATGAAGTTTCTAATGA
The nucleotide sequence above comes from Canis lupus baileyi chromosome 14, mCanLup2.hap1, whole genome shotgun sequence. Encoded proteins:
- the LOC140604165 gene encoding UDP-glucuronosyltransferase 2B31-like is translated as MAEEGRDFRRSSASPRMSMKWISVLLLLQLSCYFSSGSCGKVLVWPTEYSHWINVKTILDELVQRGHEVTVLTSSASILVDPNKLSAIKFEIYSAHLSRGDFEALFIKLLNIWIYDMPKDSFWTYFSVMQEIFWEFYECAQKLCKDVVLNKKLMTKLQESKFDLVLADTIIPCGELLAELLKIPLVYSLRFSPGYAFEKHSGGLPLPPSYVPVILSELTDQMTFMERVKNMIYVLYFDFWFQTINEKSWDQFYSEVLGRPTTLYELMRKADIWLIRTYWDFEYPHPLLPHFDFVGGLHCKPAKSLPTEMEEFVQSSGENGIVVFSLGSMINNMPEERANVIASALAQIPQKVLWRFDGKKPDTLGPNTRLYKWIPQNDLLGHPKTKAFITHGGTNGIYEAIYHGIPMVGIPLFADQADNIVHMKAKGAAIRLDFSTMSSADLLNALRMVINDPS